One Microcebus murinus isolate Inina chromosome 10, M.murinus_Inina_mat1.0, whole genome shotgun sequence DNA segment encodes these proteins:
- the CNPY2 gene encoding protein canopy homolog 2 has protein sequence MKGWGWLALLLGALLGTVWARRSQDLHCGACRALVDELEWEIAQVDPKKTIQMGSFRINPDGSQSVVEVPYARSEAHLTELLEEVCDRMKEYGEQIDPSTHRKNYVRVVGRNGESNELDLQGIRIDSDISGTLKFACESIVEEYEDELIEFFSREADNVKDKLCSKRTDLCDHALHISHDEL, from the exons ATGAAAGGCTGGGGTTGGCTGGCCCTGCTTCTGGGGGCCTTGCTGGGAACTGTCTGGGCTCGGAGGAGCCAGGATCTACACTGTGGAG CTTGCAGGGCTCTAGTGGATGAACTAGAGTGGGAAATTGCCCAGGTGGATCCCAAGAAGACCATTCAGATGGGATCTTTCCGGATCAATCCAGATGGCAGCCAGTCAGTGGTGGAG GTGCCTTATGCTCGATCAGAGGCCCACCTCACAGAGCTGCTAGAGGAGGTATGTGACCGGATGAAGGAGTACGGGGAACAAATTGACCCTTCCACCCACCGAAAGAACTACGTACGTGTAGTGGGCCGGAATGGAGAATCCAATGAACTGGACCTACAGGGAATCCGAATTGATTCAGATATCAGCGGCACCCTCAAGTTTGCG TGTGAGAGCATTGTGGAGGAATATGAGGATGAACTCATTGAATTCTTTTCCCGAGAGGCTGACAATGTTAAAGACAAACTTTGTAGTAAGCGAACAG ATCTATGTGACCATGCCCTGCACATATCTCATGATGAGCTATGA